One genomic segment of Mycolicibacterium chubuense NBB4 includes these proteins:
- a CDS encoding saccharopine dehydrogenase family protein, with amino-acid sequence MSASDREHDIVLYGATGFVGKLTAQYLAAHGGNARIALAGRSADRLLAVRDSLGEAAQSWPLVVADASEPSTLNDMAASTRVVVTTVGPYLKYGLPLVGACAAAGTDYADLTGEPLFERKAIDLYHKQALDNGARIVHACGFDSIPSDLTVFALYRRAESDGAGQLGDTNFVVRRFAGGVSGGTVASMAELAREASLDPEARRLLDDPYTLSPDRAAEPELGAQPDARWRRGRDIAPELDGYWVGAFAMAIPNTRVVRRSNALLDYAYGRRFEYAEQMSLGRSILAPVAAAMATAGNVATVELGSRFLNRVPRSALERVLPKPGTGPSDRAREQGHYTVETYTTTSSGARYVARMSQKGDPGYKATSVLLGESGLALALDRDKLSDLHGILTPAAAMGDALLARFPGAGVSLEVSRLN; translated from the coding sequence ATGAGCGCATCCGATCGCGAGCACGACATCGTTCTCTACGGCGCCACCGGATTCGTCGGCAAGCTGACCGCGCAGTACCTGGCCGCCCACGGCGGGAACGCGCGGATCGCGCTGGCGGGCCGGTCGGCCGACCGGCTGCTCGCGGTCCGCGACTCGCTGGGAGAGGCGGCGCAGTCCTGGCCGCTCGTCGTCGCCGACGCGTCGGAACCCTCGACGCTCAACGACATGGCGGCGTCGACCCGGGTGGTCGTCACCACGGTCGGCCCGTATCTGAAGTACGGGCTGCCGCTCGTCGGCGCCTGCGCGGCCGCCGGCACCGACTACGCCGACCTGACCGGTGAACCGCTCTTCGAGCGCAAGGCGATCGACCTCTATCACAAGCAGGCGCTCGACAACGGCGCCCGCATCGTGCACGCGTGCGGATTCGATTCCATCCCTTCCGATCTCACCGTCTTCGCGCTGTACCGTCGGGCCGAGAGCGACGGTGCCGGCCAGCTCGGTGACACGAACTTCGTGGTGCGCAGGTTCGCCGGCGGAGTGTCCGGGGGCACCGTGGCCTCGATGGCCGAGCTCGCCCGGGAGGCGTCGCTCGATCCGGAGGCGCGGCGGCTGCTCGACGACCCGTACACGCTGTCCCCGGACCGGGCCGCCGAACCGGAGCTGGGTGCCCAGCCCGACGCGCGGTGGCGCCGCGGCCGCGACATCGCCCCCGAACTCGACGGCTACTGGGTGGGTGCGTTCGCCATGGCGATCCCCAACACCCGGGTGGTCCGGCGCAGCAACGCGTTGCTCGACTACGCCTATGGCAGGCGCTTCGAGTACGCCGAGCAGATGAGTCTCGGCCGCTCGATCCTCGCGCCGGTGGCCGCCGCGATGGCGACCGCCGGCAATGTCGCGACGGTCGAACTCGGCAGCAGATTTCTCAACCGGGTCCCGCGTTCGGCGCTGGAGCGGGTGCTGCCCAAGCCGGGCACCGGGCCCAGCGACCGGGCCCGCGAACAGGGCCACTACACGGTGGAGACCTACACGACGACGTCGAGCGGTGCCCGCTACGTCGCCCGGATGTCGCAGAAGGGCGATCCCGGGTACAAGGCGACGTCGGTGCTGCTCGGCGAGAGTGGCCTCGCGCTGGCGCTCGACCGCGACAAGCTCTCCGACCTGCACGGAATCCTGACGCCCGCCGCCGCGATGGGCGACGCGCTCCTGGCTCGTTTCCCCGGTGCCGGAGTGTCGCTGGAGGTCTCCCGGCTCAACTGA
- a CDS encoding S9 family peptidase, with the protein MACDPPLGTPFHELDDFLAVPRVSGLAVSPDGSRVVTTVSRLNDKRTEFLSAVWELDPAGRRDARRITHGAKGESSPRFTSDGDLLFLAVRPGDDDEPPKSLWCLPAGGGEAYQLSAPPGGVDGVVSARAADATVIASSLLPSATDVDDDRRLRKARKDNNVSAVLHSGYPIRHWDHDLGPQQTNLFLTDGCRNLTPDPGTGLRDAAFDLSGDGSFVVTTWQEPAAGASVRSLLVRVDVATGRRSTIAEDLDADLGLPAISPDGSSVAFTRETHSTPELAPRITLWLLHFGGEPRELTAEWDRWPTSVAWSSDGASLIVTADQNGRGPIFAVDPSSGEVQPIVDDDFTYTDVHTAPGGVLFALRSSYRRPPHPVRIEPDGSVTELPAVPAPELPGTLTEMTAAADDGQPVRSWLALPHGEAPAPLVLWVHGGPLGSWNSWHWRWNPWVMVARGYAVLLPDPALSTGYGQDFIQRGWGAWGSAPYTDLIAATDAACAHPRVDESRIAAMGGSFGGYMVNWIAGHTDRFAAIVTHASLWALDQFGPTTDGAYWWAREMTPEMASANSPHRFVSKIRTPMLVIHGDKDYRVPIGEALRLWYELLSSSALPAGDDGTTDHRFLFFPSENHWVLSPQHAKLWYQVVLAFLGRHVLGEDIEVPELLG; encoded by the coding sequence ATGGCCTGCGATCCGCCCCTCGGAACACCGTTTCATGAGCTCGACGACTTCCTCGCCGTGCCGCGGGTGTCGGGTCTGGCGGTGTCGCCCGACGGCTCACGGGTGGTCACGACGGTGTCGCGGCTCAACGACAAGCGGACCGAGTTCCTCAGCGCCGTCTGGGAACTCGACCCCGCCGGCCGCCGGGACGCACGGCGGATCACCCACGGCGCCAAAGGGGAGTCCTCGCCGCGGTTCACCTCCGACGGTGACCTGCTGTTCCTCGCGGTCCGGCCGGGCGACGACGACGAGCCGCCGAAGTCGCTGTGGTGTCTGCCCGCCGGCGGCGGGGAGGCCTATCAGCTCAGCGCACCGCCCGGGGGAGTGGACGGCGTCGTGTCGGCCCGCGCGGCGGACGCGACGGTGATCGCATCGTCGCTGCTGCCGTCGGCGACCGATGTCGACGACGACCGCCGACTGCGAAAGGCGCGCAAGGACAACAACGTGTCGGCGGTGCTGCACAGCGGTTACCCGATCCGGCACTGGGACCACGATCTCGGTCCGCAGCAGACGAATCTGTTCCTCACCGACGGGTGCCGCAATCTCACGCCGGATCCGGGAACCGGGCTGCGCGACGCCGCCTTCGACCTCAGCGGCGACGGCAGCTTCGTGGTGACCACATGGCAGGAACCCGCCGCCGGAGCCTCGGTCCGCAGCCTGCTGGTGCGGGTCGACGTGGCGACGGGACGGCGGTCGACGATCGCCGAGGACCTCGACGCCGACCTGGGCCTGCCGGCGATCTCCCCTGACGGCAGCTCGGTCGCCTTCACTCGCGAGACCCACTCCACTCCGGAGCTGGCCCCGCGAATCACGCTGTGGCTCCTGCACTTCGGCGGGGAGCCCCGGGAACTCACCGCCGAGTGGGATCGGTGGCCGACGTCGGTCGCGTGGAGTTCCGACGGGGCCTCGTTGATCGTGACCGCCGACCAGAACGGCCGCGGCCCGATCTTCGCCGTCGACCCGTCGTCCGGGGAGGTGCAGCCGATAGTCGACGACGACTTCACCTACACCGATGTGCACACCGCACCGGGCGGAGTCCTGTTCGCGCTTCGCAGTTCCTACCGTCGTCCACCGCACCCGGTGCGCATCGAGCCCGACGGCTCGGTGACCGAGTTGCCGGCCGTCCCCGCGCCGGAGCTGCCCGGAACCCTGACCGAAATGACCGCGGCCGCGGACGACGGGCAGCCGGTCCGCTCCTGGCTGGCGCTCCCGCACGGCGAGGCGCCGGCACCTCTGGTGCTCTGGGTTCACGGCGGCCCGCTGGGCAGCTGGAACTCCTGGCACTGGCGGTGGAACCCGTGGGTGATGGTCGCCCGCGGCTACGCGGTGCTCCTGCCCGATCCGGCGCTGTCCACCGGCTACGGCCAAGACTTCATCCAACGAGGCTGGGGCGCTTGGGGATCCGCGCCCTACACGGATCTGATCGCGGCGACCGACGCCGCCTGCGCCCATCCCCGGGTCGACGAGTCGCGCATCGCCGCGATGGGCGGATCCTTCGGCGGCTACATGGTGAACTGGATCGCCGGCCACACCGACCGGTTCGCCGCGATCGTCACCCATGCCAGCCTGTGGGCGCTCGACCAGTTCGGCCCGACCACGGACGGGGCGTACTGGTGGGCCAGGGAGATGACACCCGAGATGGCGTCCGCGAACTCGCCGCACCGGTTCGTCTCGAAGATCCGCACGCCGATGCTGGTCATTCACGGCGACAAGGACTACCGCGTGCCCATCGGTGAGGCACTGAGGTTGTGGTACGAGTTGCTCAGCAGCTCCGCGTTGCCCGCGGGAGACGACGGCACCACCGATCATCGCTTCCTGTTCTTCCCGTCGGAGAACCACTGGGTGCTCAGCCCGCAGCACGCCAAGCTCTGGTATCAGGTGGTGCTCGCCTTCCTGGGCCGTCACGTGCTCGGGGAGGACATCGAGGTGCCCGAACTGCTCGGGTAG
- a CDS encoding FAD-dependent oxidoreductase: MPARILVVGAGIAGLATAVALRRSGHDVTVVEQRTDLASGSGISIWPNALAALDEIGLGDAVRDAGGRVTAGAIRWRDGAWLRRPSAQRMVTALGEPLVVVRRAALTGILREALPPGAVQTGFCATNLTATGSSARVTLSDGRSRETDAVVGADGVNSLVARTLNGPLSSRYVGYTAWRGVAQFALDPDLAGETMGAGIEVGHVPLGPDHTYWFATERAPEGSAATGGEHAYLTAKLAGWADPIPQLVASTAPADLLRNDLYDRAQPRVWSAGPVVIVGDAAHPMRPHLGQGGCQGLEDAAILGRCVTDCTNLAEAFGRFAAFRRRRVRALVRESAAIGRVVNLRPAFLSGVASRATALIPEPVVTRHLAWIAARSAFVLPTAGDRAT; this comes from the coding sequence ATGCCAGCGCGCATCCTCGTCGTCGGCGCCGGGATCGCCGGGCTGGCGACGGCGGTGGCGCTGCGCCGGTCCGGTCACGACGTGACCGTCGTCGAGCAACGCACCGACCTCGCGTCCGGTTCGGGCATCAGCATCTGGCCCAATGCGCTGGCGGCCCTCGACGAGATCGGGCTGGGCGATGCGGTGCGCGATGCCGGCGGCAGGGTCACCGCCGGGGCGATCCGGTGGCGGGACGGCGCGTGGCTTCGCCGGCCGTCGGCCCAGCGCATGGTGACCGCTCTCGGTGAGCCTCTGGTGGTGGTGCGCCGCGCGGCACTGACCGGCATCCTCCGTGAAGCGCTGCCCCCCGGGGCGGTGCAGACCGGTTTCTGCGCGACGAACCTCACGGCGACGGGTTCGTCGGCGCGCGTGACGTTGTCCGACGGCCGGAGCCGGGAGACGGACGCAGTGGTGGGCGCCGACGGAGTCAATTCCCTGGTGGCCCGCACCCTGAACGGGCCACTCTCCAGCCGCTATGTCGGCTACACCGCGTGGCGCGGGGTGGCCCAGTTCGCGCTGGATCCGGATCTGGCGGGCGAGACGATGGGCGCAGGTATAGAGGTGGGCCATGTCCCCCTCGGCCCCGACCACACCTACTGGTTCGCCACCGAGCGCGCACCGGAGGGCAGCGCCGCGACCGGCGGGGAGCACGCCTACCTCACCGCGAAGCTGGCCGGGTGGGCTGATCCCATTCCGCAGCTGGTGGCCTCCACCGCCCCGGCGGACCTGCTCCGCAACGATCTCTACGACCGGGCTCAGCCCAGGGTCTGGTCGGCCGGGCCGGTGGTGATCGTCGGCGACGCGGCGCATCCCATGCGGCCCCATCTCGGCCAGGGCGGATGCCAGGGGCTCGAGGACGCGGCGATCCTCGGGCGCTGCGTCACCGACTGCACGAACCTGGCGGAGGCGTTCGGGCGGTTCGCCGCGTTCCGCAGGCGCCGGGTCCGGGCGCTGGTGCGTGAGTCGGCGGCGATCGGCAGGGTCGTCAACCTGCGGCCGGCGTTCCTGAGCGGCGTCGCGAGTCGTGCCACCGCGTTGATCCCGGAGCCGGTGGTGACCCGTCACCTGGCATGGATCGCGGCACGCTCGGCATTCGTGCTGCCGACGGCCGGCGACCGCGCGACCTGA
- a CDS encoding transglycosylase family protein, protein MNVRTAVNKGLLAAAISGAMAVVPMALTEGATATAHADSVNWDAIAQCESGGNWSTNTGNGAYGGLQFKEATWSANGGVGSPAGASRAEQIRVAENVLQSQGLQAWPKCGAKGLAAQVWGNPATSTPSVVPVAQAKGCATMPTSLFGGILDLRKMCSAIFTPRAAR, encoded by the coding sequence ATGAACGTTCGCACCGCAGTCAACAAGGGCCTCTTGGCCGCCGCCATCTCCGGAGCCATGGCCGTCGTGCCGATGGCGCTGACGGAGGGGGCCACGGCCACCGCGCACGCCGACTCCGTCAACTGGGACGCCATCGCGCAGTGCGAGTCGGGCGGCAACTGGTCCACCAACACCGGTAACGGCGCCTACGGCGGACTGCAGTTCAAGGAGGCGACCTGGTCGGCCAACGGCGGCGTGGGCAGCCCCGCGGGCGCGTCGCGTGCCGAGCAGATCCGGGTCGCGGAGAACGTGCTGCAGAGCCAGGGCCTGCAGGCCTGGCCGAAGTGCGGTGCCAAGGGCCTCGCGGCCCAGGTGTGGGGCAACCCCGCCACGTCCACGCCTTCGGTTGTGCCGGTGGCCCAGGCCAAGGGCTGCGCCACGATGCCCACGTCGCTCTTCGGCGGCATCCTCGATCTGCGCAAGATGTGCTCGGCGATCTTCACGCCGCGCGCGGCCCGTTGA
- a CDS encoding transglycosylase family protein — MKNIRKTFGMATIAGALAVAPMALATGTANADSVNWDAVAACESGGNWSINTGNGYSGGLQFTQSTWSANGGTGSPHNASREEQIRVAENVLHTQGIGAWPVCGRRG, encoded by the coding sequence TTGAAGAACATCCGCAAGACGTTCGGTATGGCCACCATCGCCGGTGCGCTCGCAGTCGCACCGATGGCCCTGGCGACCGGTACCGCGAATGCGGACAGCGTCAACTGGGACGCCGTGGCTGCCTGCGAGTCGGGCGGCAACTGGTCCATCAACACCGGTAACGGTTACTCCGGCGGCCTGCAGTTCACGCAGAGCACATGGTCGGCCAACGGCGGCACCGGCTCGCCCCACAATGCGAGCCGTGAAGAGCAGATCCGCGTGGCCGAGAACGTGCTCCACACCCAGGGCATCGGCGCCTGGCCGGTCTGCGGCAGGCGCGGCTAG
- the mobA gene encoding molybdenum cofactor guanylyltransferase: MTSSLPLAAVVLAGGASRRMGRDKATMPFHGPSGATTLVEQVVSVVRSRCRPVLVIAAPGQALPELPATILRDEVRGVGPLLATGRGLRAAAEAGLSHAFVCAVDMPLLTTEVIDALAGPAQRLGADVVLPWDGRDHYLAGIYRTALFETVDALVKNGERSMRALVDRVDTQRIVMPEQPALANVNTAADLESVVPPRLS, encoded by the coding sequence GTGACGTCTTCGCTGCCGTTGGCTGCCGTGGTGCTCGCCGGTGGAGCCTCCCGGCGGATGGGCCGGGACAAGGCCACGATGCCGTTCCACGGCCCCTCGGGGGCCACCACCCTGGTCGAGCAGGTCGTGTCGGTCGTGCGGTCCCGCTGCCGGCCGGTGCTGGTCATCGCCGCTCCCGGTCAGGCACTGCCGGAACTGCCCGCGACGATCCTCCGCGACGAGGTGCGCGGCGTGGGTCCCTTGCTGGCCACCGGGCGGGGGTTGCGGGCCGCCGCCGAGGCCGGTCTGTCCCACGCCTTCGTCTGTGCCGTCGACATGCCACTGCTCACAACGGAGGTGATCGATGCGCTGGCAGGTCCGGCGCAGCGGCTGGGCGCCGACGTCGTGCTGCCGTGGGACGGCAGGGACCATTACCTGGCGGGCATCTACCGCACCGCGCTGTTCGAGACCGTGGACGCTCTCGTGAAAAACGGTGAGCGGAGCATGCGTGCGCTGGTCGACCGCGTCGACACCCAGCGGATCGTGATGCCCGAACAGCCGGCGTTGGCCAACGTCAACACTGCGGCCGATCTGGAGAGCGTCGTCCCGCCGCGGCTGTCCTAG
- a CDS encoding 2-oxoacid:ferredoxin oxidoreductase subunit beta: MTDVIGTDLGLTPLTKTSGVPTTDQPQKAKDFTSDQEVRWCPGCGDYVILNTIRNFLPELGLRRENIAFVSGIGCSSRFPYYLETYGFHSIHGRAPTIATGLALARPDLSVWVVTGDGDALSIGGNHLIHALRRNINITILLFNNRIYGLTKGQYSPTSEVGKITKSTPMGSLDYPFNPVSLALGSEATFVGRALDSDRKGLSEVLRGAAEHRGAALVEIMQDCPIFNDGSFDALRKEGAEERLITLTHGEPITFGADGEYCVVKSGYGLEVAKTADVSAEDIVVHDAQLEDPAYAFALSRLSEQNLDHMVMGIFRRVSKPTYDDAARAQVTAARDAKAHDTAALQTLLRGKDTWTVD; this comes from the coding sequence ATGACGGACGTGATCGGCACCGACCTGGGGTTGACGCCGCTGACCAAGACCAGCGGAGTCCCGACGACCGACCAACCGCAGAAGGCGAAGGACTTCACCAGCGACCAGGAAGTCCGCTGGTGCCCCGGTTGCGGTGACTACGTCATCCTCAACACCATCCGCAACTTCCTGCCCGAGCTCGGTCTGCGTCGTGAGAACATCGCGTTCGTCAGCGGTATCGGCTGCTCCAGCCGGTTCCCGTACTACCTGGAGACCTACGGCTTCCACTCGATCCACGGCCGCGCGCCGACCATCGCCACCGGTCTGGCGCTGGCCCGGCCGGACCTGTCGGTCTGGGTCGTCACGGGCGACGGTGACGCGCTGTCCATCGGGGGCAACCACCTGATCCACGCGCTGCGCCGCAACATCAACATCACGATCCTGCTGTTCAACAACCGGATCTACGGCCTGACCAAGGGGCAGTACTCACCGACCTCCGAGGTCGGCAAGATCACCAAGTCGACCCCGATGGGATCGCTGGACTACCCGTTCAACCCGGTGTCGTTGGCGCTGGGCTCCGAGGCGACGTTCGTCGGCCGTGCGCTGGACTCGGACCGCAAGGGCCTCTCCGAGGTCCTGCGGGGTGCCGCCGAGCACCGGGGCGCGGCGCTGGTGGAGATCATGCAGGACTGCCCGATCTTCAACGACGGATCGTTCGACGCGCTGCGCAAGGAAGGCGCCGAGGAGCGGCTGATCACCCTCACCCACGGTGAGCCGATCACGTTCGGCGCCGACGGCGAGTACTGCGTCGTCAAGTCGGGTTACGGCCTGGAGGTCGCCAAGACCGCCGACGTGTCCGCCGAGGACATCGTCGTTCACGACGCGCAGCTCGAGGATCCGGCCTACGCCTTCGCGCTGTCCCGGCTCTCGGAGCAGAACCTCGATCACATGGTGATGGGCATCTTCCGCCGGGTGAGCAAGCCGACCTACGACGACGCCGCTCGTGCGCAGGTCACCGCGGCGCGCGACGCGAAGGCCCACGACACGGCGGCCCTGCAGACGCTCCTTCGAGGCAAGGACACCTGGACGGTCGACTGA
- a CDS encoding 2-oxoacid:acceptor oxidoreductase subunit alpha: protein MGENGNVTGSADRTPRQKLEKVVIRFAGDSGDGMQLTGDRFTSEAALFGNDLATQPNYPAEIRAPQGTLPGVSSFQIQIADYDILTAGDRPDVLVAMNPAALKANVSDLPRGGLIIANSDEFTKRNLAKVGYDANPLETDELSDYVVQAVAMTTLTLGAVESIGATKKDGQRAKNMFALGLLSWMYGRELEHSEAFIREKFSRKPEVAEANVLALKAGWNYGETTEAFGTTYEVAPAKLKTGEYRQISGNTALAYGIVTAGQLADLQVVLGTYPITPASDILHELSKHKNFNVLTFQAEDEIAGIGAAIGASYGGALGVTSTSGPGISLKSEAIGLAVMTELPLIVIDVQRGGPSTGLPTKTEQADLLQAMFGRNGESPVAVLAPRSPSDCFDIAVEAVRIAINYRTPVMILSDGAIANGSEPWRIPDVSAYAPIEHTFAKEGEPFQPYARDPETLARQFAVPGTPGLAHRIGGLESANGSGNISYEPKNHDLMVRLRHEKVAGISVADLKVDDPTGDADLLILGWGSSYGPIGEACRRARRKGTKVAHAQLQNLNPFPANLGEVLNSYSKVVVPEMNLGQLALLLRGRYLVDVQSVTKVEGMAFLADEVEGIIDAALDGTLGDREIEKAKFARLAAATVETGVNA from the coding sequence GTGGGAGAGAACGGCAACGTGACAGGTAGCGCGGACCGCACGCCCCGGCAGAAGCTCGAAAAGGTCGTCATCCGGTTCGCCGGCGATTCCGGCGACGGTATGCAGCTCACCGGTGACCGATTCACCTCCGAGGCGGCGCTGTTCGGCAACGACCTTGCGACGCAACCGAATTACCCGGCCGAGATCCGGGCGCCACAGGGCACCCTGCCGGGTGTCTCGTCCTTCCAGATCCAGATCGCCGACTACGACATCCTCACCGCCGGCGACCGGCCCGACGTGCTGGTCGCGATGAACCCGGCCGCGCTGAAGGCCAATGTCTCCGATCTGCCGCGCGGCGGCCTGATCATCGCCAACTCCGACGAGTTCACCAAGCGCAACCTCGCCAAGGTCGGCTACGACGCCAATCCGCTGGAGACCGACGAGCTGTCCGACTACGTCGTGCAGGCGGTCGCGATGACCACGTTGACCCTCGGTGCCGTCGAATCCATCGGCGCCACCAAGAAGGACGGTCAGCGCGCCAAGAACATGTTCGCCCTGGGGCTGCTGTCGTGGATGTACGGCCGCGAACTCGAGCACAGCGAGGCGTTCATCCGCGAGAAGTTCTCCCGCAAGCCCGAGGTGGCCGAGGCCAACGTGCTCGCGCTGAAGGCGGGCTGGAACTACGGCGAGACCACCGAGGCCTTCGGCACCACCTACGAGGTGGCGCCGGCCAAGCTGAAAACCGGTGAATACCGGCAGATCTCGGGCAACACCGCGCTCGCGTACGGCATCGTCACCGCCGGACAGCTGGCCGACCTGCAGGTGGTACTGGGCACCTACCCGATCACGCCGGCGTCCGACATCCTCCACGAGTTGTCCAAGCACAAGAACTTCAACGTGCTGACCTTCCAGGCCGAGGACGAGATCGCCGGCATCGGCGCGGCGATCGGCGCCTCCTACGGCGGCGCGCTGGGCGTCACCAGCACCTCCGGCCCCGGCATCTCGCTGAAGTCGGAGGCGATCGGTCTCGCGGTGATGACCGAGCTGCCCCTGATCGTGATCGACGTCCAGCGCGGCGGGCCGTCCACGGGACTGCCGACCAAGACCGAGCAGGCCGATCTGTTGCAGGCGATGTTCGGCCGCAACGGCGAGTCCCCGGTCGCCGTGCTGGCGCCGCGCTCGCCCTCGGACTGCTTCGACATCGCGGTGGAGGCCGTCCGCATCGCGATCAACTACCGCACGCCGGTGATGATCCTGTCCGACGGCGCCATCGCCAACGGCTCGGAGCCGTGGCGCATCCCCGACGTGAGCGCCTACGCGCCCATCGAGCACACCTTCGCCAAAGAGGGCGAACCGTTCCAGCCCTACGCCCGCGACCCCGAGACGCTGGCCCGTCAGTTCGCCGTGCCCGGTACGCCGGGGCTGGCCCACCGCATCGGTGGCCTGGAGTCGGCCAACGGCTCCGGCAACATCTCCTACGAGCCCAAGAACCACGACCTGATGGTGCGGCTGCGGCACGAGAAGGTCGCCGGGATCTCGGTCGCCGACCTAAAGGTGGATGACCCGACCGGTGACGCCGACCTGCTGATTCTCGGCTGGGGCAGTAGCTACGGGCCGATCGGCGAGGCCTGCCGGCGGGCCCGGCGCAAGGGCACCAAGGTCGCCCACGCTCAGCTGCAGAACCTCAATCCGTTCCCGGCCAACCTGGGCGAGGTGCTCAACAGTTACTCGAAGGTCGTCGTGCCGGAGATGAATCTCGGTCAGCTGGCGCTGCTGCTGCGAGGGCGCTATCTGGTGGACGTCCAATCGGTGACCAAGGTCGAGGGCATGGCGTTCCTCGCCGACGAGGTCGAGGGCATCATCGACGCCGCGCTGGACGGAACGCTCGGGGACAGGGAAATAGAGAAGGCCAAGTTCGCACGGCTGGCCGCGGCCACCGTCGAGACTGGAGTGAACGCATGA
- a CDS encoding LacI family DNA-binding transcriptional regulator: MAHRYKVREIAQQSGLSEATVDRVLNNRPGVRENTIAEVKQAIADLDKQRAQLRLNGRRYLVDVVMQTPQRFSDAFRAAVEAELPVFAPAMVRARFHLWEAGSTAQMVDALGRLRGSHGVVLKAQDDPEVAEAIDRLVDSGVPVVTYATDVPASARCAYVGIDNHGAGVTAAYLVQQWLGEAPSDVLITVSRSVFRGEGEREVGFRSALRNSGRSLVEVSESDGIDATNERLVLEALEAHPNVEAVYSVGGGNVATVAAFEKIGRFCRVFVAHDLDADNRRLLREGRISAVLHNDLRADARMALRLILQERGALPVEPARPVPIQVITPYNLPVQC, encoded by the coding sequence ATGGCGCATCGCTACAAGGTTCGCGAGATCGCTCAGCAGTCCGGACTAAGCGAGGCCACCGTCGACCGCGTGCTGAACAACCGGCCCGGCGTCCGGGAGAACACGATCGCCGAGGTCAAACAGGCCATCGCCGATCTGGACAAACAGCGCGCGCAACTGCGGCTCAACGGCCGGCGCTATCTCGTCGACGTCGTCATGCAGACTCCGCAGCGGTTCTCCGACGCGTTCCGCGCCGCGGTCGAGGCCGAACTACCCGTCTTCGCGCCCGCCATGGTGCGGGCCCGGTTCCATCTGTGGGAGGCCGGCTCGACCGCGCAGATGGTCGACGCGCTCGGGCGGCTGCGCGGCAGCCACGGTGTGGTGCTCAAGGCCCAGGACGACCCCGAGGTCGCCGAGGCCATCGACCGCTTGGTGGACTCGGGCGTTCCCGTGGTGACGTACGCGACCGACGTACCGGCCAGCGCCCGCTGCGCCTACGTCGGCATCGACAACCACGGCGCCGGCGTGACGGCCGCCTACCTCGTCCAGCAGTGGCTGGGGGAGGCGCCGTCGGACGTCCTGATCACGGTGAGCAGGTCGGTGTTCCGCGGTGAGGGAGAGCGGGAGGTCGGGTTCCGGTCGGCACTGCGCAACTCGGGGCGCTCGCTGGTCGAGGTGAGCGAGAGCGACGGCATCGACGCCACCAACGAGCGCCTGGTGCTCGAGGCGCTCGAGGCTCACCCGAACGTGGAGGCCGTCTACTCCGTCGGCGGGGGCAACGTCGCCACGGTCGCGGCGTTCGAGAAGATCGGACGGTTCTGCCGGGTCTTCGTGGCCCACGACCTCGACGCCGACAATCGGCGGTTGCTGCGCGAAGGCCGGATCTCGGCGGTGCTGCACAACGATCTGCGCGCCGACGCGAGGATGGCGCTGCGCCTGATCCTGCAGGAGCGTGGGGCTTTGCCGGTCGAGCCGGCGCGCCCGGTGCCGATCCAGGTCATCACGCCGTACAACCTGCCGGTGCAGTGCTAG